One genomic window of Clostridioides sp. ES-S-0054-01 includes the following:
- a CDS encoding M15 family metallopeptidase produces the protein MKKFKLIVAIVLVVFISIFMSKDRLLKKDKEITVIAQHDSEQGVESNSQNKNHSNSISNILLVNKTNGISKNYTPENITKVNIPFVEEATEEEKQMAGEPAKAVEDLVKQANEEGVQFLGSSAYRSYDTQLDTYTRRVKSQGQKKADEYVAKPGYSEHQTGLCIDLTNPERWFVGSTKEAIWLAENAHKFGFIIRYPKDKEDITGTAYEPWHIRYVGKDDAEEIYSKGLTLEEYLQNK, from the coding sequence ATGAAAAAATTTAAATTGATAGTAGCCATTGTTTTAGTAGTATTTATAAGTATATTTATGTCTAAAGATAGATTACTTAAGAAAGACAAAGAGATAACAGTAATTGCTCAACATGATTCAGAACAAGGTGTTGAGTCAAATTCTCAAAATAAAAATCACTCAAATAGTATATCAAATATATTATTGGTAAACAAGACAAATGGAATTAGCAAAAATTATACTCCTGAAAATATTACTAAAGTAAACATACCTTTTGTTGAAGAAGCAACAGAAGAAGAAAAACAAATGGCAGGAGAACCTGCAAAGGCAGTTGAAGATTTAGTAAAGCAAGCTAATGAAGAAGGAGTACAGTTTTTAGGGTCTTCAGCATACAGATCTTACGATACTCAGCTAGATACTTATACAAGAAGGGTAAAATCTCAGGGTCAGAAAAAAGCAGATGAATATGTAGCAAAGCCTGGTTACAGTGAGCATCAAACTGGGCTGTGTATCGACCTAACAAATCCAGAAAGATGGTTTGTTGGAAGCACAAAAGAAGCTATATGGTTGGCAGAAAATGCTCATAAGTTTGGATTTATAATAAGGTATCCTAAAGATAAAGAAGATATAACAGGTACAGCATACGAACCATGGCATATTAGATATGTTGGTAAGGATGATGCTGAGGAAATTTATTCAAAAGGGCTAACTTTAGAAGAATATTTACAAAATAAATAG
- a CDS encoding tRNA 2-thiocytidine(32) synthetase TtcA, producing the protein MYIQKLLSKARKAIQDFDMIQENDKIAVGLSGGKDSLTLLHILKNYQRFSPQKFELIAITLNTGGIDNSPLDKLCKEINIPFYEFQTDIKEIVFDIRQEKNPCALCANLRRGALNDNAKKLGCNKVALGHHKDDAIETFLMSMFYEGRVNCFSPKTYLDRQDLTVIRPMIYIEEYMTKKISKDSNYPIITNPCPANGHTRREYIKNLIANLNKEMPDFKRNVFGALNNSEKLFIWDKEKIKNFK; encoded by the coding sequence ATGTATATACAAAAACTTCTAAGTAAAGCTCGAAAGGCTATACAAGATTTTGATATGATACAAGAAAATGATAAAATTGCAGTTGGACTTTCTGGTGGAAAGGATAGTTTGACTCTACTTCATATACTTAAAAACTATCAAAGATTTTCTCCACAAAAATTTGAATTGATTGCTATAACATTAAATACTGGAGGTATTGATAATTCTCCACTAGATAAATTGTGTAAAGAAATAAATATTCCTTTTTATGAATTTCAAACTGACATAAAAGAAATTGTATTCGATATAAGACAAGAAAAAAATCCTTGTGCATTATGTGCTAATTTAAGAAGGGGTGCTTTGAATGATAATGCTAAAAAACTTGGATGTAATAAAGTAGCTCTTGGGCATCATAAAGATGACGCAATTGAGACATTTTTAATGTCTATGTTTTATGAGGGTAGAGTAAATTGTTTTTCCCCAAAGACATATCTAGATAGGCAGGATTTAACTGTTATAAGACCTATGATTTACATAGAAGAGTATATGACTAAGAAAATTTCAAAAGATTCTAACTATCCTATTATAACAAATCCATGCCCTGCAAATGGTCATACTAGAAGAGAGTACATAAAAAATCTTATTGCTAATTTAAATAAAGAGATGCCTGATTTTAAAAGAAATGTATTTGGTGCTCTAAATAATTCTGAGAAATTGTTTATATGGGATAAAGAGAAGATAAAAAATTTTAAATAA
- a CDS encoding metallophosphoesterase, which translates to MNSKIKYFLKFFILIFIFIFIYSVAIEPSLLIVKKYNISENGTLIKSDTIGSKSESIKVVQISDTQIGSFYSTKNLKRVANKINTLNPDIIVFTGDLIDYSNKNPDIDEITTILLSMDARLGKFSVFGNHDYMYKLPRYYRQIMKNSNFNLLINENKKIKLEDDKYINILGVDEILNGNPNIKYLESQIDNKDFNLLLAHEPDLVDMLSEDVMNLVLSGHSHGGQIRLPIKGALVTPPYGRKYTKGFYDINGNNLYVSSGLGSTKLPFRFFNIPEIIEFNIII; encoded by the coding sequence TTGAACTCAAAAATTAAGTATTTTTTAAAATTTTTTATTTTGATATTTATTTTCATTTTTATATACTCAGTTGCGATAGAACCGAGTCTATTAATTGTGAAAAAATATAATATAAGTGAAAATGGAACATTGATAAAAAGCGATACAATAGGGAGTAAATCTGAAAGTATAAAAGTAGTTCAAATTTCAGATACTCAAATAGGTAGTTTTTACTCAACTAAGAACCTCAAAAGAGTAGCTAATAAGATTAACACTTTAAATCCAGATATAATAGTATTTACTGGTGATTTAATTGATTACTCCAATAAAAACCCAGATATAGATGAAATTACAACTATTTTATTAAGTATGGATGCTAGGTTGGGAAAATTTTCAGTATTCGGCAATCATGATTATATGTATAAACTTCCTAGGTATTATAGGCAGATTATGAAAAATTCCAACTTTAATCTTTTGATAAATGAAAATAAAAAAATAAAATTAGAAGATGATAAATATATTAATATATTAGGTGTTGATGAAATATTAAATGGAAATCCTAATATAAAATATCTGGAGAGTCAAATAGATAATAAGGATTTTAATTTATTGTTAGCACATGAACCTGATTTAGTAGACATGCTTAGTGAAGATGTAATGAATTTAGTTTTATCTGGTCATAGTCATGGTGGTCAAATAAGACTACCTATTAAGGGAGCGTTAGTTACTCCTCCATATGGGAGGAAATACACTAAAGGGTTTTATGATATAAATGGAAATAATTTATATGTGAGTTCAGGTCTTGGAAGTACAAAGTTACCATTTAGATTTTTTAATATACCAGAGATAATAGAATTTAATATTATAATCTAA
- a CDS encoding SDR family oxidoreductase encodes MKSILIMGGSDFIGSALAKRLIKCGYQIDILTNGKKEIDYKGFKEHLICDRKVRKDMENIITGRKYDYIYDMTAYTKEDISNLIDFISIDSLKKYIVLSAGAVYKESGRNIKEENEKGENENWGKYGLNKKEAEDFVINSSIPYIIIRPTYIYGENNNLYREYYFFEKIEKNEKIPVPKGKQVSNQFIYIGDLVKVLESIMKNPHVREAYNVTNPQLISWDDLIYTCGEIIGKEPIIKYVDIEKVEFRERTYFPFRNIDFNLDINKLIDHGLYIPNVLLKEGLTATYKWFSANKPKMYDRKMNKVEHVMQII; translated from the coding sequence ATGAAATCTATTTTAATTATGGGTGGAAGCGACTTCATAGGTTCTGCACTTGCTAAGCGTTTAATTAAATGTGGGTATCAAATTGATATACTTACAAATGGTAAAAAGGAAATAGATTATAAGGGTTTTAAAGAACATCTAATTTGTGATAGAAAAGTTCGCAAAGATATGGAAAACATTATCACGGGGAGAAAGTATGATTACATATATGATATGACAGCATATACAAAAGAAGATATAAGCAATCTTATTGATTTTATAAGCATAGATAGCTTAAAAAAGTATATTGTATTGTCAGCAGGAGCAGTGTATAAAGAGAGCGGAAGAAATATAAAAGAAGAAAATGAGAAAGGTGAAAATGAAAACTGGGGAAAATATGGTTTAAATAAGAAAGAAGCAGAAGATTTTGTTATAAATAGCTCTATACCATATATAATTATTAGACCAACTTACATATATGGTGAAAATAATAATTTATATAGAGAGTATTATTTCTTTGAAAAAATAGAAAAAAATGAAAAGATACCAGTACCAAAAGGAAAACAAGTGAGTAATCAGTTTATATACATTGGAGATTTGGTAAAGGTATTAGAAAGTATAATGAAAAACCCTCATGTAAGAGAAGCCTATAATGTAACAAATCCACAATTAATTTCTTGGGATGACCTTATATATACATGTGGAGAAATTATTGGCAAAGAACCTATAATAAAGTATGTAGATATAGAAAAAGTTGAGTTTAGAGAAAGAACATATTTCCCATTTAGAAATATAGACTTTAATCTTGATATAAATAAGCTTATTGATCATGGGCTTTATATACCAAACGTGTTATTAAAAGAAGGTCTTACAGCAACATATAAATGGTTTTCAGCAAATAAGCCAAAAATGTATGACAGAAAAATGAATAAAGTTGAGCATGTAATGCAAATAATTTAA
- a CDS encoding HAD family hydrolase, translated as MKKNYEIVLFDLDGTLTDPKEGITKSIQYSLNSFGIEEDLDNLEQFIGPPLHDTFKEYYKFEDKKATEAVEKYREYFADKGIFENKIYENIKEILDMLYKNDKILLVATSKPTVFAETILRYFNIDRYFKYIAGSNLDGTRVNKNEVIQYVLDLCNIKDKDKVIMVGDRKYDIIGAKKIGIDSIGVLYGYGSFEEISESEPTYIVESVESIKDILL; from the coding sequence ATGAAGAAAAATTATGAAATAGTATTGTTTGATTTAGATGGAACACTTACAGACCCTAAAGAAGGGATAACAAAGTCTATACAGTATTCTTTAAATAGTTTTGGCATAGAAGAAGATTTGGACAACTTAGAACAATTTATAGGACCACCATTACATGATACTTTTAAGGAGTATTATAAATTTGAGGATAAAAAAGCTACAGAAGCTGTTGAAAAGTATAGAGAATATTTTGCTGATAAAGGGATATTTGAAAATAAAATTTATGAAAATATAAAAGAGATATTAGATATGCTCTATAAAAATGATAAAATACTATTAGTAGCAACTTCTAAGCCAACAGTTTTCGCAGAAACTATACTTAGATATTTTAATATAGATAGATATTTCAAATATATAGCCGGTAGTAATCTTGATGGAACAAGAGTGAATAAAAATGAAGTTATACAATATGTACTAGATTTATGTAATATAAAAGATAAAGATAAAGTTATTATGGTTGGAGATAGAAAGTATGACATAATTGGAGCTAAGAAAATAGGTATAGACTCTATCGGAGTGTTGTATGGATATGGCTCTTTTGAAGAGATTAGTGAAAGTGAACCTACTTATATTGTCGAAAGTGTAGAGTCTATAAAAGATATTTTGCTATAA
- a CDS encoding ferredoxin has product MKAFVDKDVCVACGACIGTCPDVFSMSDEGHSVAIEGEIPTDLQDLCKEAEEGCPVSAITVK; this is encoded by the coding sequence ATGAAAGCATTTGTTGATAAGGATGTATGTGTAGCTTGTGGAGCATGTATAGGAACATGTCCAGACGTTTTTAGTATGAGCGATGAGGGGCATTCAGTAGCAATTGAAGGAGAAATACCAACAGATTTACAAGATTTATGTAAAGAAGCAGAAGAAGGATGTCCAGTTTCAGCTATAACAGTTAAATAG
- a CDS encoding amidohydrolase family protein translates to MKNLLIRNGTIISPTEDIKFEKRDILVLHGKIYDIGLNLKEKIRKERLLTNKEFEIINADNMYIAPGFIDVHTHCYKRKLPTGMDSDSIGIEKGSTVIFDAGTAGPLNYYDFKKKYMDKCKTEVYSFLNVTNEGLNILNESTSLDVINFNNVESVVEKNMEKIKGIKVKASKFQSNENGVDIIKKSKEVAKKLNLPLVVYIGEYPSYIDEVMNILGKGDVVTPVYGNSTHGIFNEFGILRKSVINAKNRGVLFDVCHGLDQFDFEIFKKAVKQGLEPDLISTDMHIKNMKDISYSLLNVINKIMELGIPFEKCIEKVTEYPTKIFNLHGSKGRIKVGGEGDFTIFTMKDSNDIIKDYNDNELTLKKKLSLQYTVKSWMKSSEVYRHEYEGSIIN, encoded by the coding sequence ATGAAAAATTTACTTATAAGAAATGGGACAATAATATCTCCAACAGAGGATATCAAATTTGAAAAAAGAGATATTTTAGTTTTACATGGGAAAATATATGATATTGGACTGAATCTTAAAGAAAAAATAAGAAAAGAAAGATTACTTACAAATAAAGAGTTTGAAATAATAAATGCTGATAACATGTATATTGCTCCTGGTTTTATAGATGTTCACACCCATTGTTATAAGAGAAAATTACCTACAGGTATGGATTCTGATTCAATTGGAATCGAAAAAGGTTCAACGGTTATATTTGATGCAGGGACAGCTGGTCCTTTAAATTACTATGATTTTAAGAAGAAGTATATGGATAAGTGTAAAACTGAAGTGTATTCCTTTTTAAATGTAACAAATGAGGGACTAAATATATTGAATGAATCGACTTCTTTAGATGTTATAAATTTTAATAATGTTGAGTCTGTTGTAGAAAAAAATATGGAAAAGATAAAGGGCATAAAAGTAAAAGCAAGTAAATTTCAATCTAATGAAAATGGTGTAGATATAATAAAAAAATCAAAGGAAGTTGCAAAAAAATTAAATTTACCATTAGTGGTATATATAGGTGAGTATCCATCATATATAGATGAAGTAATGAATATTTTGGGAAAAGGAGATGTGGTTACACCTGTATATGGAAATAGTACACATGGAATATTTAATGAATTTGGCATATTAAGAAAGTCAGTAATAAATGCAAAGAATCGAGGAGTATTGTTTGATGTTTGTCATGGATTAGACCAATTTGATTTTGAAATTTTTAAAAAAGCCGTAAAGCAAGGATTGGAGCCGGATTTAATAAGTACTGATATGCATATAAAAAATATGAAAGACATAAGTTATTCTCTTTTAAATGTTATAAATAAAATTATGGAACTTGGTATACCTTTTGAAAAATGTATAGAAAAAGTAACTGAATATCCAACAAAAATTTTCAATTTACATGGAAGTAAAGGCAGAATAAAGGTTGGTGGAGAAGGTGATTTTACGATATTCACAATGAAGGATAGTAATGACATTATAAAAGACTATAATGATAACGAACTAACTTTGAAGAAAAAGTTAAGTTTACAATATACTGTAAAATCATGGATGAAAAGTAGTGAAGTTTATAGACACGAATATGAAGGTAGTATAATAAATTGA
- a CDS encoding VOC family protein, giving the protein MINKIGKITLYVNNQEDAKLFWTENLNFVVTYEKEIGPNMKWVEIAPSKNEFTTFVLYDKNLMMNQNKEIDLSHPSIILSTRDINGTYEQMANNKVEVGELMEMPYGRMFSFKDQDGNDYLVREDK; this is encoded by the coding sequence ATGATAAATAAAATAGGAAAAATAACTCTCTATGTAAATAATCAAGAGGATGCAAAATTGTTTTGGACAGAAAATTTGAACTTTGTGGTAACTTATGAAAAAGAAATAGGTCCAAATATGAAATGGGTGGAAATAGCACCAAGTAAAAATGAATTTACAACATTTGTATTGTACGATAAAAATCTAATGATGAATCAAAATAAAGAGATAGACTTATCTCATCCATCAATAATTTTAAGTACAAGGGATATTAATGGAACTTATGAACAAATGGCGAATAACAAGGTTGAAGTTGGGGAACTAATGGAAATGCCTTATGGAAGAATGTTTTCTTTTAAAGACCAAGATGGAAATGATTATTTAGTAAGAGAAGATAAATAA
- a CDS encoding MATE family efflux transporter: MFIRKNVIKLAIPIMIEQTFVMLLGVFNTMMAGHIGEEAVSAVGMVDSINNIFISVFAALSVGATVVVAQQIGKRDSEKVNETIKQALVSGVILSFTITILMWVFRIGVINLFYGSAEELVKSNAKLYIEFTLFTYPFIATQQIANGILRGCGDVKKPMYVTMFMNIVNITLGYILIYGIDLNPLGINLQTPSYGITGAAMSIAIARIIGCIVIVRALFKGNELISIGKIFPFKIDVETQKSIFNIGIPAGVEQLLFNAGKLIVQVFIVTMGTSAIASNAIGMSIASIINVIGNALALSATTLVGQYIGRGDIKGAKSTLLYLTKFATICLFVVGAIFIPIAPWISSMYTQNANVIDISTQLIRSDCLAMVIWPISFVLSAGLKGAGDTRYTMMTAVIGMWIFRIFTGYVLGVVLEFGVLGIWIGMYTDWLVRGTLYCLRLRGTKWLKHKIA; encoded by the coding sequence ATGTTTATAAGGAAAAATGTTATAAAATTAGCAATTCCTATAATGATAGAGCAGACATTTGTCATGCTTCTAGGGGTATTTAATACGATGATGGCGGGTCATATTGGGGAAGAAGCTGTATCTGCAGTTGGAATGGTTGATTCAATAAACAATATATTTATATCTGTATTTGCTGCACTATCTGTTGGGGCAACTGTTGTTGTAGCTCAACAGATAGGTAAAAGGGATAGTGAAAAGGTGAATGAAACTATCAAGCAAGCTCTAGTATCTGGAGTAATACTATCATTTACAATAACAATATTAATGTGGGTTTTTAGAATTGGTGTAATTAATTTATTTTATGGTTCAGCAGAAGAATTGGTAAAATCAAATGCAAAATTATACATAGAGTTTACATTATTTACGTATCCATTTATTGCAACACAACAAATAGCAAATGGTATTCTAAGGGGATGTGGAGATGTAAAGAAACCTATGTATGTTACTATGTTTATGAATATAGTAAATATAACATTAGGATATATACTTATATATGGCATTGATTTAAATCCCCTAGGAATAAATCTACAAACACCATCTTATGGTATAACTGGTGCAGCTATGTCTATAGCTATAGCCAGAATAATTGGATGTATAGTCATTGTAAGAGCTTTATTTAAAGGAAACGAATTAATATCTATAGGTAAAATATTTCCATTTAAGATTGATGTTGAAACTCAAAAATCCATATTTAATATAGGGATACCAGCAGGAGTTGAGCAACTACTTTTTAATGCAGGTAAATTGATTGTTCAAGTATTTATAGTTACTATGGGAACATCAGCGATTGCATCCAATGCGATAGGAATGTCAATTGCGTCTATCATAAATGTGATTGGGAATGCTTTAGCTTTGTCTGCTACAACTTTGGTTGGTCAATATATAGGACGTGGAGATATTAAGGGAGCTAAGAGTACTTTATTATATTTAACTAAATTTGCAACTATTTGTTTATTTGTAGTAGGGGCTATATTTATACCAATTGCACCTTGGATTTCAAGTATGTATACTCAAAATGCTAATGTAATTGATATATCAACACAACTAATTCGAAGTGATTGTTTAGCTATGGTAATATGGCCTATATCCTTTGTATTGTCAGCAGGTCTAAAAGGAGCTGGTGATACTCGATATACAATGATGACTGCTGTAATAGGTATGTGGATTTTTAGAATTTTTACAGGTTACGTATTGGGGGTTGTATTAGAATTTGGAGTGTTAGGAATTTGGATAGGTATGTATACTGATTGGCTTGTTAGAGGGACTTTATATTGCTTAAGATTAAGAGGAACAAAGTGGCTAAAACACAAAATTGCATAG